A genomic segment from Nicotiana sylvestris chromosome 1, ASM39365v2, whole genome shotgun sequence encodes:
- the LOC138873426 gene encoding uncharacterized protein gives MNQLAKAQLQQVQNPRQVNAMEGVNMLANKRRQRGQQNQWSPDQFDNDCGGFQNDGYDGQNEEEVRIDIQDAEVETQNDVNPSREHLIDMLEMVVPKAKTPLPRPLPPYPQRLAKHKNENHFKKFIDMMKRLSINMPLVEALEQMPGYAKFMKDLVTKKRSMDCETIKMTHQVSAIVHSMDPKLNDPGAFTIPCTIGSADFAKALCDLGATDFVILDYEVDYEVSIILGRPFIATGKVLVDVEAGELTFQVGDEKVDFHVCKSMKQPNSSKVCSFVDLVMAVIVDDTSAMINVEDPLEAVLLNLDVDTTLAVLQKWKKAIGWILSDIRRISPAFCMHKIILEDDAKPSLEQLRRLNEEMQEVAKKEVIKWLDAGVVYPISNSSWTSPVQCVPKKGGMTVVANLQNELIPTRTVIGWRDAFWVVQCTGYIQRCMMAFFTDMVEDILEVFMDNFSVVGDSFDECLKNFDRVLSRCEEINLVLNWEKCHFIVEEGIFLGQQISKHGFAFGLTGYEML, from the exons ATGAAtcagctagcaaaggcacagctacaacaagttcaaaatccgcgccaagtaaatgctatggagggtgtcaacatgctagcgaacaaaagaagacaaagaggtcaacaaaaccaATGGAGTCCggatcaatttgacaatgattgtggtggattccaaaatgatggttatgatgggcagaatgaagag gaagtgaggattgatattcaagatgccgaggtggagactcagaatgatgtgaacccgtctagggaacacctAATAGATATGCTAgaaatggttgtgcctaaagccaagactcctttgcctaggccacttccaccttatcctcaaaggctcgcaaagcacAAAAATGAGAAtcattttaaaaagtttattgacatgatgaagaggtTATCCATTAatatgcctttggtggaggctctagaacaaatgccgggctatgctaaattcatgaaggacttggtgacaaagaaaagatctaTGGATTgcgaaactatcaagatgacccaccaagttagtgcaatagtacaCTCAATGGACCCAAAGCTAAATGATCCCGGTGCTTttaccattccttgcaccattgggagtgcggactttgcaaaagctttatgtgatttgggggcaa ctgattttgtgatcttggattatgaggtagattatgaagtttcaattatattgggaagacctttcatTGCTACTGGGAAGgtcttagttgatgtggaagcaggggaactcaccttccaggTAGGTGATGAGAAAGTAgactttcatgtgtgcaagtcaatgaagcagcccaacagttctaaggtgtgctcttttgtggaccttgtcatggcagtgatagttgatgatactagtgcaatgatcaatgtagaggaccctctagaggcagtaTTGTTGAATCTAGAT gttgataccacattggcggtgcttcaaaagtggaagaaggcaattggatggatcTTATCTGATATTAGgaggataagccccgcattctgtatgcacaagattattctagaagatgatgcaaagccctccttggaacaactaaggaggttgaacgaggaaATGCAAGAAGTtgcgaaaaaggaggtgatcaagtggttagatgctggggttgtgtaccccatctctaatagctcttggacttcaccggtgcaatgtgtgccaaagaagggtggcatgaccgtggttgcaaatttgcaaaatgagttgattcctactaggACCGTCATTgggtggagg gatgccttttgggttgtgcaatgcacTGGCTAcattcagcggtgtatgatggcctttttcaccgatatggtggaagatattttggaggtgttcatggacaactttagtgttgtgggtgattcatttgatgaatgtttgaaaaatttTGATAGAGTGTTGTCCCGTTGTGAAGAAatcaatcttgttcttaattgggagaaatgccacttcatagTTGAGGAGGGAATATTTCTTGGGCAacaaatttcaaagcatg gatttgcttttggactaactggttatgagatgttgtag